One genomic window of Bradyrhizobium sp. B124 includes the following:
- a CDS encoding acyl-homoserine-lactone synthase, translated as MPHSLDGYHALITREELDPAHVGAMLRLRKRLFVDHCGWLLSTTGDVERDQFDSWYTEHCLLFAGAELVGGFRAIRTDYPYLTKSVFPQLAVRRFPSRRDAWEISRFGVLPGVARSRTARVNYALMFRFAELRGAAALVALADLSYERFLTRMEIRTRRYGPPQVIGNDRMGRPLTALAGEIPLGLADNPGLTKFLDLGRQLEIHDASHVLGRSSIPA; from the coding sequence ATGCCGCATTCATTGGACGGATATCATGCACTCATCACCAGGGAAGAGCTTGATCCGGCGCATGTCGGGGCGATGTTGCGGCTGCGCAAGCGGCTGTTCGTCGACCATTGCGGCTGGCTTCTGAGCACGACCGGCGACGTCGAACGCGATCAGTTCGACAGCTGGTATACCGAGCACTGCCTGTTGTTCGCAGGCGCCGAGCTGGTCGGTGGCTTCCGGGCGATCCGCACCGACTATCCCTATCTGACCAAGTCGGTGTTCCCGCAGCTTGCGGTGCGCCGCTTTCCGAGCCGCCGCGACGCCTGGGAAATCAGCCGTTTCGGCGTGCTGCCTGGTGTCGCGAGGTCGCGGACGGCACGCGTCAACTACGCGCTGATGTTCCGCTTCGCCGAGCTGCGCGGGGCGGCGGCGCTCGTGGCGCTCGCCGACCTTTCCTATGAGCGCTTTCTCACCCGCATGGAGATCCGCACCCGCCGCTACGGCCCGCCGCAGGTGATCGGCAATGATCGCATGGGCCGCCCGCTGACGGCGCTCGCCGGAGAAATCCCGCTTGGTCTCGCCGACAATCCCGGCCTGACCAAATTCCTCGACCTTGGACGGCAATTGGAGATTCACGATGCCTCACATGTTCTCGGACGTTCGAGCATTCCAGCGTGA
- a CDS encoding cytochrome P450 produces MPHMFSDVRAFQRDPLRLLLTRGNEAELGLVPLRLGPAPVFLVNDPDLLRPILKAPETDIGKGKLIKKLTPVLGRSSLMLSGEEHKRRRTVLQKHMAKGSVEKFLPHMCAEIRAVGASLARLGSFDPHHVTAMLALRTICVAIFGSQVMSSGDEEALVQAVGVIEDDLAEEMFRALPFGPVAWYRRRQNRVCAKLAMSTVVQRLRRKAGSSSALRDLEALGLSDRDLEDEILTLLLAGHHTTGSTAAWMFYQMAADPALMDDIADEAAECLGDDGELRLDAVKRANLSATFVKEVCRLYPSAWWFSREVMQPVTIGGRDLKVGTSLLICPWQLQRDPRHFEDPDRFMMTRRYNTDAYIPFGAGPRACAGMGVAMLELQLLALEIAAAYRFTAVSPNPAPWPKASVTLIPPPMTIDIEVRELPSRILHLGEEAERLPYISSASAASISTLQSVSQ; encoded by the coding sequence ATGCCTCACATGTTCTCGGACGTTCGAGCATTCCAGCGTGACCCGCTGCGTCTGTTGCTGACGCGCGGCAACGAGGCCGAGCTGGGGCTCGTGCCCCTGCGGCTCGGTCCTGCGCCGGTCTTTCTGGTGAACGATCCCGATCTGCTGCGCCCGATCCTCAAGGCGCCGGAGACCGACATCGGAAAGGGCAAGCTGATCAAGAAGCTGACGCCGGTGCTCGGCCGCAGCTCGCTGATGCTGAGCGGCGAGGAGCACAAGCGGCGCCGGACGGTGCTGCAGAAGCACATGGCCAAGGGCAGCGTCGAGAAATTCCTGCCGCATATGTGCGCCGAAATCCGCGCGGTCGGCGCCAGCCTGGCGCGGCTCGGATCGTTCGATCCGCACCATGTCACCGCGATGCTGGCGCTCCGGACCATCTGCGTCGCGATCTTCGGCTCCCAGGTGATGTCGTCTGGCGACGAGGAAGCGCTGGTTCAGGCCGTCGGCGTGATCGAGGACGATCTGGCCGAGGAGATGTTCCGCGCGTTGCCGTTCGGTCCGGTGGCTTGGTACCGGCGCCGGCAGAACCGGGTCTGCGCCAAGCTTGCCATGTCGACGGTGGTGCAACGCCTGCGCCGCAAGGCGGGCTCGAGCAGCGCGCTGCGCGATCTCGAGGCGCTCGGCCTGAGCGATCGCGATCTCGAGGACGAGATCCTGACACTGCTGCTGGCCGGCCATCACACCACGGGTTCGACTGCGGCGTGGATGTTCTACCAGATGGCCGCCGATCCCGCCCTGATGGACGACATTGCCGACGAGGCGGCGGAGTGCCTTGGCGACGATGGCGAACTCCGGCTTGATGCGGTGAAACGCGCCAATCTGAGCGCGACGTTTGTCAAGGAGGTCTGCCGGCTCTATCCCAGCGCCTGGTGGTTCTCGCGCGAGGTGATGCAGCCGGTGACGATCGGCGGGCGCGACCTCAAGGTCGGCACCTCGCTGTTGATCTGTCCCTGGCAATTGCAGCGCGATCCCAGGCATTTCGAGGATCCCGACCGCTTCATGATGACGCGGCGCTACAACACCGACGCCTACATCCCGTTCGGCGCCGGCCCGCGCGCCTGCGCCGGGATGGGGGTTGCGATGCTCGAGTTGCAATTGCTCGCGCTCGAGATCGCAGCCGCCTATCGCTTCACCGCCGTCAGCCCGAATCCGGCGCCCTGGCCGAAAGCCTCGGTGACGCTGATTCCGCCGCCGATGACGATCGACATCGAAGTCCGCGAGCTGCCATCGCGCATCCTGCATCTCGGCGAGGAAGCCGAGCGGCTGCCATACATTTCATCCGCCAGCGCGGCGTCCATCAGCACATTACAATCGGTATCCCAATGA
- a CDS encoding DUF4112 domain-containing protein translates to MAMPEDDIFSPHATRSRPPFGGAQARGKVIDQDGRELGDGPLHPQFQGFQGAFPEGFSFDFRNSTANPFGNLTREERLARLEMIAKLLDVAFVVPGTNVRYGIDGLIGLIPVIGDLITTAISLWLVREARLLGAPWHITARMLANVAVDGVVGMVPVAGDAFDVMFRANMRNVRMLRRWLDKQPRL, encoded by the coding sequence ATGGCCATGCCCGAGGACGACATTTTCTCCCCCCACGCCACGCGATCGCGGCCGCCTTTCGGCGGGGCGCAGGCGCGCGGCAAGGTCATCGATCAGGACGGGCGCGAGCTCGGCGATGGCCCGCTGCATCCGCAGTTCCAAGGTTTTCAGGGAGCCTTTCCGGAAGGCTTCAGCTTCGACTTCCGCAACTCCACCGCCAACCCGTTCGGCAATCTGACGCGCGAGGAGCGGCTCGCGCGGCTGGAGATGATCGCAAAGCTGCTCGACGTCGCCTTCGTCGTGCCGGGTACCAATGTCCGCTACGGCATCGACGGGTTGATCGGCCTGATCCCGGTGATCGGCGATCTCATCACCACCGCGATCTCATTGTGGCTGGTGCGCGAGGCCCGTCTGCTGGGTGCGCCCTGGCACATCACCGCGCGGATGCTTGCCAATGTCGCCGTCGACGGCGTGGTCGGCATGGTGCCGGTGGCGGGCGATGCCTTCGACGTCATGTTCCGCGCCAATATGCGCAATGTGCGGATGCTGCGGCGCTGGCTCGACAAGCAGCCGAGGCTATAA
- a CDS encoding adenylosuccinate synthase, whose translation MANVVVVGAQWGDEGKGKIVDWLSEQADIVVRFQGGHNAGHTLVINGETYKLALLPSGVLRPNKLAVIGNGVVFDPQAFLDEVAKLRGQGVAVGPDNLRIAENVTLILPLHRELDSLRESSNAVTSIGTTRRGIGPAYEDKVGRRAIRLMDLADLDTLPHKIERLLAHHNALRRGNNLEEIDGKGILAELTAFAPKLLPYAETVWRLLDIKRREGKRILFEGAQGALLDVDHGTYPYVTSSNTVAAQAATGTGMGPGAVGYVLGICKAYTTRVGQGPFPTELNDEIGEEIGRRGKEFGVNTGRKRRVGWFDAMLVRQTVRTCGIAGLALTKLDILDGFDSIKVCIGYKLDGKEIDHLPAGEGAQARIEPIYEIIEGWKQPTAHARSWADLPAQAIKYVRRVEELVGCPVTLLSTSPEREDTILVQNPFEA comes from the coding sequence ATGGCCAATGTTGTCGTCGTCGGCGCCCAATGGGGTGACGAGGGGAAGGGCAAGATCGTCGACTGGCTGTCGGAACAGGCCGACATCGTCGTGCGCTTCCAGGGCGGCCACAATGCCGGCCATACCCTCGTGATCAATGGCGAGACTTACAAGCTGGCGCTGCTGCCCTCCGGCGTGCTGCGCCCGAACAAGCTCGCGGTGATCGGCAACGGCGTGGTGTTCGATCCGCAGGCCTTCCTCGACGAGGTCGCCAAGCTGAGGGGGCAGGGCGTTGCGGTCGGACCGGACAATCTGCGGATCGCCGAGAACGTCACGCTGATCCTGCCGCTGCATCGCGAGCTCGACTCGCTGCGCGAATCCTCCAACGCCGTCACCTCGATCGGCACCACCCGCCGCGGCATCGGCCCGGCCTATGAGGACAAGGTCGGCCGTAGAGCCATCCGCCTGATGGATCTCGCCGATCTCGATACCCTGCCGCACAAGATCGAACGCCTGCTGGCGCACCACAATGCGCTGCGCCGCGGCAACAATCTGGAGGAGATCGACGGCAAAGGCATCCTCGCCGAACTGACGGCGTTCGCACCGAAACTGCTGCCCTATGCCGAGACGGTGTGGCGGCTGCTGGATATCAAGCGCCGCGAGGGCAAGCGCATCCTGTTCGAGGGCGCGCAGGGCGCGCTGCTCGACGTCGACCACGGCACCTATCCCTATGTGACATCGTCCAATACGGTGGCGGCACAGGCCGCGACCGGCACCGGCATGGGTCCGGGCGCCGTCGGCTATGTGCTCGGCATCTGCAAGGCCTACACCACCCGGGTCGGCCAGGGTCCGTTCCCGACCGAGCTGAACGACGAGATCGGCGAGGAAATCGGCCGCCGCGGCAAGGAATTCGGCGTCAACACCGGGCGCAAGCGCCGGGTCGGCTGGTTCGACGCGATGCTGGTGCGGCAGACCGTCCGCACCTGCGGAATTGCCGGGCTGGCGCTGACCAAGCTCGATATTCTCGACGGGTTCGACAGCATCAAGGTCTGCATCGGCTACAAGCTCGACGGCAAGGAAATCGACCACCTGCCGGCAGGCGAGGGCGCGCAGGCCCGCATCGAGCCTATCTATGAGATCATCGAGGGCTGGAAGCAGCCGACCGCCCATGCACGGTCCTGGGCGGACCTGCCGGCCCAGGCCATCAAGTATGTCCGCCGGGTCGAGGAGCTGGTGGGGTGCCCGGTCACCCTGCTTTCCACCAGTCCGGAACGTGAAGATACTATTCTGGTACAGAATCCGTTCGAGGCTTAA
- a CDS encoding DUF5413 family protein — MKRYLIFAAIGPFIGGFLLLLMTTYQSGYWTETNGGEVAKLFVVFVKSLQYNYLFGIVPSLMFGAIDDILMHMRRITPTVRMLIVGLVAFVGAALTYASHGSESGAVQFILYGLVGFIPGVITSWLAHKYAEEQHVPAQPASQH; from the coding sequence ATGAAACGCTATCTGATCTTCGCAGCCATCGGGCCGTTCATCGGCGGCTTCCTGCTGCTGCTCATGACCACCTATCAGTCCGGCTACTGGACCGAGACCAATGGCGGCGAAGTGGCGAAGCTGTTCGTCGTGTTCGTGAAGTCGCTGCAATACAATTATCTGTTCGGCATCGTGCCGTCGCTGATGTTCGGCGCGATCGACGACATCCTGATGCATATGCGGCGGATCACACCGACGGTGCGGATGCTGATCGTAGGTCTCGTGGCGTTCGTCGGCGCGGCGCTGACCTACGCCTCGCACGGCTCCGAAAGCGGCGCCGTGCAGTTCATCCTCTACGGGCTGGTCGGCTTCATCCCGGGCGTGATCACGTCCTGGCTGGCGCACAAATATGCCGAAGAGCAGCACGTGCCGGCACAGCCGGCATCCCAGCATTAG
- a CDS encoding cyclic nucleotide-binding domain-containing protein, translating to MQGICIRVRGKESRVADASFSLLTGNDIETRLVRAGGIIFREGEEANELFVIKSGYVRIQVGNKTITDLPADTIFGEMALIDNEPRSATATALTDVELVPVSEKQFLFLVSQTPHFALKVMRTLAQRLRTMNKGVF from the coding sequence ATGCAAGGGATCTGCATCCGGGTTCGGGGAAAGGAATCTCGAGTGGCAGATGCAAGCTTCAGCCTTCTGACGGGCAACGATATCGAAACCCGCCTGGTCCGAGCCGGTGGCATTATTTTTCGCGAGGGCGAGGAGGCCAACGAGCTGTTCGTGATCAAGAGCGGCTATGTGCGCATTCAGGTCGGCAACAAGACCATAACGGACCTGCCGGCCGACACGATCTTTGGCGAAATGGCATTGATCGACAACGAGCCGAGGAGTGCGACCGCCACGGCGCTCACCGATGTCGAGCTCGTCCCGGTCTCGGAAAAGCAGTTTCTCTTCCTCGTCAGCCAGACGCCGCATTTCGCGCTGAAGGTGATGAGGACACTGGCCCAGCGGCTCAGAACCATGAACAAGGGCGTCTTCTAG
- the ybaK gene encoding Cys-tRNA(Pro) deacylase, which produces MPNSTQATIALRKLGIAFKLHTYVYDSSAESIGLQAAEALGVDPNRMLKTLMAEVDGKPVCAVVPSDCEVSMKKLAAALGGKSARMMRPADAERLTGYHVGGISPFGQKKKVPTAIDETALTHVTVFVNGGQRGLQIEIDPNDAALAAGATMKALVATQD; this is translated from the coding sequence ATGCCCAATTCGACACAAGCGACGATTGCGCTGCGCAAGCTAGGCATTGCCTTCAAGCTCCACACCTATGTCTACGATTCCAGCGCCGAGAGCATCGGGCTGCAGGCGGCGGAGGCGCTCGGCGTCGACCCGAACCGCATGCTCAAGACGCTGATGGCGGAGGTCGACGGCAAGCCGGTCTGCGCCGTGGTGCCGTCCGACTGCGAGGTCAGCATGAAGAAGCTTGCCGCAGCCCTCGGCGGCAAGTCGGCCAGGATGATGCGCCCGGCCGATGCCGAGCGGCTGACCGGCTATCATGTCGGCGGCATCAGCCCGTTCGGCCAGAAAAAGAAGGTGCCGACCGCGATCGACGAGACCGCGCTCACCCATGTCACCGTGTTCGTCAATGGCGGCCAGCGCGGCCTGCAGATCGAGATCGATCCGAACGACGCCGCGCTTGCCGCCGGCGCCACGATGAAGGCGCTGGTGGCGACGCAGGACTAG
- a CDS encoding inorganic phosphate transporter: MSDVALPGSIEPARRRGPDLEKGFHPLTGIIYLGVIGAALLFVAYSIYADVGATGAGKTSYAAFLLLFVALLISLGFEFVNGFHDTANAVATVIYTRSMPAHIAVVWSGLFNLIGVLLSSGAVAFGIVSLLPVELILQVGSSAGFAMVFALLIAAIIWNVGTWYFGLPASSSHTLIGSIMGVGIANALMHGREGTSGVDWSQAVNTGKALLLSPLFGFALAAILLYGLKTALLRATPALFGEPKGDQPPPWWIRGILILTCTMVSFFHGSNDGQKGMGLIMLILIGVVPTAYALNRAMPASQIAAFTANSAAASKVIEDRGADRKVTGNPRPAVTNYIALRQLTDDTYPSLAVLVGEISDQVIQYGSLAKFPAETVGNTRNDMYLVSEALRSLMKSSDSGLNDADVATLNRYKGSLDAATKFIPSWVKIAVAIALGLGTMVGWKRIVVTVGEKIGKTHLTYAQGACAEITAAATIAAADGYGLPVSTTHVLSSGIAGTMTANGSGLQWSTIRNIAMAWVLTLPVAMLISGILYFVFAHLF; encoded by the coding sequence ATGAGCGATGTAGCGTTACCTGGTTCGATTGAGCCCGCGCGGCGCCGCGGCCCCGATCTCGAGAAGGGCTTTCATCCTCTTACCGGCATCATCTATCTCGGCGTGATCGGAGCCGCGCTGCTGTTCGTGGCCTACAGCATCTACGCGGACGTCGGCGCGACGGGCGCGGGCAAGACCTCTTATGCGGCGTTCCTGCTGCTGTTCGTGGCGCTGTTGATCTCGCTCGGCTTCGAATTCGTCAACGGCTTTCACGACACGGCGAACGCCGTCGCGACCGTAATCTACACGCGCTCGATGCCGGCCCACATTGCCGTGGTCTGGTCGGGCCTCTTCAATCTGATCGGCGTCCTGCTCTCCAGCGGTGCCGTTGCCTTCGGCATCGTCTCGTTGTTGCCGGTCGAACTGATCCTTCAGGTCGGCAGCAGTGCCGGCTTCGCCATGGTGTTTGCGCTGCTGATCGCCGCCATCATCTGGAACGTGGGCACCTGGTATTTCGGATTGCCCGCCTCGAGTTCGCACACCCTGATCGGATCGATCATGGGCGTGGGGATCGCGAATGCGCTGATGCATGGACGGGAGGGGACGTCCGGCGTGGATTGGTCGCAGGCCGTCAACACCGGCAAGGCGCTGCTGCTGTCGCCGCTGTTCGGATTTGCGCTCGCTGCCATCCTGCTCTACGGGCTGAAAACCGCGCTGTTGCGCGCAACGCCGGCGCTGTTCGGCGAGCCGAAAGGCGATCAGCCGCCGCCGTGGTGGATCCGCGGCATCCTGATCCTGACCTGTACCATGGTCAGCTTCTTTCACGGGTCGAACGACGGTCAAAAGGGCATGGGTCTCATCATGCTCATCTTGATCGGCGTGGTCCCGACCGCTTACGCACTCAACCGCGCGATGCCTGCGAGCCAGATCGCGGCATTCACCGCGAATTCGGCGGCGGCGAGCAAGGTGATCGAGGATAGGGGAGCCGATCGCAAGGTGACGGGCAATCCGCGTCCGGCGGTGACGAACTACATCGCGCTTCGACAACTCACCGACGATACCTATCCGTCACTCGCCGTTCTCGTCGGCGAAATCAGCGACCAGGTCATTCAGTACGGTTCGCTGGCGAAATTCCCGGCCGAGACCGTCGGCAACACGCGTAACGACATGTATCTGGTATCGGAGGCGCTGCGCTCGCTCATGAAGAGCAGCGACAGCGGGCTGAACGATGCCGATGTCGCGACGCTCAATCGCTACAAGGGCTCGCTGGATGCCGCGACCAAATTCATCCCGTCCTGGGTGAAGATCGCGGTCGCCATCGCGCTCGGCCTCGGCACGATGGTCGGCTGGAAGCGGATCGTCGTGACGGTGGGTGAGAAGATCGGCAAGACCCATCTGACCTATGCGCAGGGCGCCTGCGCCGAGATCACGGCGGCGGCGACCATCGCCGCGGCAGACGGATACGGCCTGCCGGTGTCGACGACGCATGTGCTGTCATCCGGCATCGCAGGCACCATGACCGCAAACGGGTCCGGCCTGCAATGGTCGACAATCCGCAACATCGCCATGGCCTGGGTTCTGACCTTGCCGGTGGCGATGCTGATCTCTGGCATTCTCTACTTCGTGTTCGCGCATTTGTTTTAG
- a CDS encoding AraC family transcriptional regulator, with protein MSVIKKRLSTDMLPPGLGERQRYMFFAELFEHFSNTGELDPSPAVPFRATMNSIHIGTTLLGRCNGSFTTVRRERRQVLATNDDRYCLARNTGDRASTVTHRGREFQMRPGAMVLLKLDEPFFTADGAHHKRFTNVHLPMATLRSMVTGVDDLVGRELAPGGALSLAMDYSDLLLQSPDAVDEAGFAIAAHLLDLAALGLGARGDLAAAAQRRGLRAVRLKSLLMILAKRFTEPDFSAHKLAAATGLSERYVNELLYEAGASFTMRLTELRLTKAAEMLVHDAERRISDIAFDCGFNDLSYFNRCFRRRFGLTPSAARGT; from the coding sequence ATGTCCGTCATCAAAAAAAGGCTGTCGACCGACATGCTGCCGCCCGGTCTGGGTGAGCGGCAGCGCTACATGTTCTTCGCCGAACTGTTCGAGCATTTCTCCAACACCGGCGAGCTCGACCCGTCACCGGCGGTGCCGTTTCGCGCGACGATGAACTCGATCCATATCGGCACCACCCTGCTCGGCCGTTGCAACGGCAGCTTCACCACCGTGCGGCGCGAGCGGCGCCAGGTGCTGGCGACCAATGACGACCGTTACTGCCTGGCGCGCAACACCGGCGACCGCGCCTCGACCGTGACGCATCGCGGGCGCGAATTCCAGATGCGGCCGGGCGCGATGGTGCTGCTCAAGCTCGACGAGCCGTTCTTCACCGCCGACGGCGCCCACCACAAGCGCTTCACCAACGTCCATCTGCCGATGGCGACCTTGCGATCCATGGTCACCGGGGTCGACGACCTGGTCGGCCGCGAGCTCGCGCCGGGCGGCGCGCTGTCGCTGGCGATGGACTATAGCGACCTGCTGCTGCAATCGCCCGATGCCGTCGATGAGGCCGGCTTCGCCATCGCGGCGCATCTGTTGGATCTCGCAGCCCTCGGCCTCGGCGCCCGCGGCGATCTTGCGGCCGCAGCACAACGCCGCGGGCTTCGCGCGGTCAGGCTGAAGTCGCTGCTGATGATCCTCGCCAAGCGCTTCACCGAGCCGGATTTCTCCGCGCACAAGCTCGCCGCCGCGACCGGCCTGTCGGAGCGCTACGTCAACGAGCTGCTCTACGAGGCGGGCGCGAGCTTCACCATGCGGCTGACCGAATTGCGGCTGACGAAAGCTGCCGAGATGCTGGTCCATGACGCCGAGCGGCGGATCAGCGACATCGCCTTCGATTGCGGGTTCAACGATCTGTCCTACTTCAACCGCTGCTTCCGCCGCCGCTTCGGTCTGACGCCATCGGCGGCGCGGGGCACGTGA
- a CDS encoding DUF3309 family protein, producing MSLGLILIILLLIILLGGYSGRIRGYGYGLGHSGMGLFGVILIVVVILALLDKI from the coding sequence ATGTCGCTTGGACTGATCCTCATCATCCTCCTGCTGATTATCCTGCTGGGCGGCTATAGCGGCCGCATCCGCGGCTATGGCTATGGTCTCGGCCACTCCGGAATGGGCCTTTTTGGGGTGATTTTGATCGTGGTCGTGATCCTGGCCTTGCTCGACAAGATTTAA
- a CDS encoding LuxR family transcriptional regulator, with the protein MGLVDAISTIEASDTIDELSSSLHRVIQNYGFSGFAFVDAGRPDLDLPYHIGTFPDAWKRAYVQNEFVHADPALARSRRTNTPFSWSSLKLPERSGHKRAPEAKTMDAAREFGFKDGFVVPFHYRDRLGAVHSSSTVFFWEDQPRDFDRLFVCHRHELHLLMIYWVQRAMDIVNRDQRNAPTILKPADAAETIKLTAREKEVIAWAARGKTVADTAQILGISPETVEGFIKQALRKLEASNKTHGVAKSIALGIIDL; encoded by the coding sequence ATGGGCCTGGTAGACGCGATTTCAACCATCGAGGCGTCGGATACCATCGACGAGCTCAGCTCGTCATTGCACCGTGTCATCCAGAACTACGGCTTCTCCGGCTTCGCCTTTGTCGATGCCGGCCGGCCCGACCTTGATCTGCCCTATCACATCGGCACCTTTCCCGACGCCTGGAAGCGGGCGTATGTGCAGAACGAGTTCGTCCATGCCGACCCGGCGCTGGCGCGGTCGCGACGCACCAACACGCCGTTCAGCTGGAGCAGCCTGAAGCTGCCGGAGCGCAGCGGACACAAGCGGGCGCCCGAGGCCAAGACGATGGATGCCGCGCGCGAGTTCGGATTCAAGGACGGCTTCGTGGTGCCGTTCCATTATCGCGACCGGCTCGGCGCCGTGCATTCGAGCTCGACGGTGTTCTTCTGGGAAGACCAGCCGCGCGACTTCGACAGACTGTTCGTCTGCCATCGCCATGAACTGCATCTGTTGATGATCTACTGGGTGCAGCGGGCGATGGACATCGTCAACCGCGACCAGCGCAACGCGCCGACCATCCTGAAGCCCGCCGACGCCGCCGAGACCATCAAGCTCACGGCACGGGAGAAGGAAGTGATCGCCTGGGCGGCGCGCGGCAAGACCGTGGCCGACACCGCGCAGATCCTCGGTATTTCGCCGGAGACGGTTGAAGGCTTCATCAAGCAGGCGCTGCGCAAGCTCGAGGCCTCCAACAAGACGCACGGGGTGGCGAAGAGCATCGCGCTCGGAATCATCGACCTGTAA
- a CDS encoding DMT family transporter — MSATDSTTSPASGSWIANQPYLLLCITAMCWAGNAIVGRLAAGHIPPVTLSFLRWFVAFLIILPFARKHLASDWPAIRKNLGIMMLLSMTGISAFNTLQYWALEHTQALNTLLLQSSVPLMVALWSLILLGARLTLAQLCGVLLSLAGVLVILLHGDLTTLSKIEFNKGDLIFIAALVIFALYSVLTLKRPKIHGLSVAAFTFGCGALFLIPFLIWELGTRPVMQLTTSNLLSLFYVAVFPSTVAYLCFNRGVQLIGANRAAPFFHMVPVFGTIMSIVFIGEHPQAFHFIGFALVLAGVFAASRRQSA; from the coding sequence ATGTCTGCCACCGATTCCACCACATCGCCTGCGTCCGGCTCCTGGATCGCCAACCAGCCATATCTGCTGCTCTGCATCACCGCGATGTGCTGGGCCGGCAATGCGATCGTCGGCCGGCTCGCCGCCGGCCATATTCCGCCGGTGACGCTGTCGTTCCTGCGCTGGTTCGTGGCGTTCCTGATCATCCTGCCGTTTGCCAGGAAGCACCTCGCCAGCGACTGGCCTGCCATCCGCAAGAATCTCGGCATCATGATGCTGCTGTCGATGACCGGCATCAGCGCCTTCAACACGCTGCAATACTGGGCGCTCGAGCACACCCAGGCGCTCAACACGCTGCTGCTGCAATCCTCCGTGCCGCTGATGGTCGCGCTGTGGTCGCTGATCCTGCTCGGCGCGCGGCTGACGCTGGCGCAGCTCTGCGGCGTCTTGCTGTCGCTCGCCGGCGTGCTGGTGATCCTGCTGCACGGCGATCTCACGACGCTGTCGAAGATCGAGTTCAACAAGGGCGACCTGATCTTCATCGCCGCGCTGGTGATCTTCGCGCTGTACTCGGTGCTGACCCTGAAGCGGCCCAAGATCCATGGCCTGTCGGTCGCGGCCTTCACCTTCGGCTGCGGCGCGCTGTTCCTGATCCCGTTCCTGATCTGGGAACTCGGCACGCGTCCGGTGATGCAGCTCACCACCAGCAATCTGCTGTCGCTGTTCTATGTCGCGGTATTCCCCTCGACGGTGGCCTATCTGTGCTTCAACCGCGGTGTGCAGCTGATCGGCGCCAACCGCGCCGCGCCGTTCTTCCACATGGTTCCGGTGTTCGGCACCATCATGTCGATCGTGTTCATCGGCGAGCATCCGCAGGCCTTCCATTTCATCGGCTTCGCGCTGGTGCTGGCCGGCGTCTTCGCGGCGTCGCGGAGGCAGAGCGCATGA
- a CDS encoding MlaD family protein, giving the protein MARASNLVIGTLTLALIACSLGGWLGYQRYAGIKRMVPFRVVFEGSASGLRRGGSVNFAGVRIGEVVSIRLDRHRVVAMTRIEGNAPIKKDTQVGLEFQGLTGIASISFTGGTDDAPPPPLGADGIPELTADAEGTMGIQEKLRVALRNVDRVITENEADIKDSLLGLENFTNSLSGNGELIAGFIDAAEDGVDAVDSKLTSADKFLKSFGSDKYGGELLPTVISLRELIQSFDKKSGAMIAETRRTLSDVSQSVNKFNEKIVGRGGRR; this is encoded by the coding sequence ATGGCGCGCGCCAGCAATCTCGTGATCGGCACCCTGACGCTGGCTTTGATCGCCTGCTCGCTCGGCGGCTGGCTGGGCTATCAGCGCTATGCCGGCATCAAGCGGATGGTGCCGTTCCGCGTCGTGTTCGAGGGCTCGGCGTCGGGCCTGCGCCGCGGCGGCAGCGTCAACTTCGCCGGCGTGCGGATCGGCGAGGTGGTCTCGATCAGGCTCGACCGTCACCGCGTGGTCGCGATGACGCGGATCGAGGGCAACGCCCCGATCAAGAAGGACACCCAGGTCGGCCTCGAATTCCAGGGCCTCACCGGGATCGCCTCGATCTCCTTCACCGGCGGCACCGACGATGCGCCGCCGCCGCCGCTCGGCGCCGACGGCATTCCCGAGCTGACCGCCGACGCCGAAGGCACGATGGGCATCCAGGAGAAACTGCGGGTCGCCCTGCGCAATGTCGACCGCGTCATCACAGAGAACGAGGCCGACATCAAGGACTCGCTGCTCGGGCTCGAGAACTTCACCAACTCGCTGTCCGGCAATGGCGAGCTGATCGCGGGCTTCATCGATGCCGCCGAGGACGGCGTCGACGCGGTCGACAGCAAGTTGACGTCCGCCGACAAGTTCCTGAAGAGCTTCGGCAGCGACAAATATGGTGGCGAGCTGCTGCCGACCGTGATCTCGTTGCGCGAGCTGATCCAGAGTTTTGACAAGAAATCCGGCGCCATGATCGCCGAAACCCGCAGGACGCTCAGCGACGTCAGCCAGTCCGTCAACAAGTTCAACGAAAAAATTGTCGGGCGCGGCGGCAGGCGCTAG